Proteins from one Leptonema illini DSM 21528 genomic window:
- a CDS encoding VWA domain-containing protein — MITHRYGPYEPGPDPEGWNTDRLMSILSELLMKHDIALEDALNELISRGLPVNLFLKEGGMDDLLGGFIKQIEKQQSELLERYRLDGALGDTDRDVDREGKGVLEQLKTGKDASRKSEFEQALSDRSHDRIFQMKWDLVKDQQIRHRDYNALLKALEDRNRIDGAMRRFPFRGTEDVNRKTAIEIIDALEQLEELRKNLQTAMQNGDLFQFNLERLAELLGPESYEEFLERRQRIFDHLAELLEKQGQIVRDEAGELQLSPESIRRIGRRALEEIFRNLKQDDSGGSLISPEESDGEQITPISRSYEMGDNISNLDPAASIINAVIRTGQPRPGFRDLEIFRSRGQAKSATAVLLDMSGSMQRSDRFYNAKKMVLALESLIRDEYREDRLLIVGFGTTAQVYRPSDIPSLQPFPVTIFDPHIRLRFDMAARSLQQKKDPYQGIPLYFTNLQRGLALCRQLLGGKETKNKQIILITDGVPTAHFEENKLHINYPPSPADFDFALKEARACTEAGISINTFLLTPEWGFTFFDERPFVEEFVKNTQGRVFYPHPSKLDHFVLVDFIEGKKRLIS, encoded by the coding sequence ATGATCACGCATCGCTATGGACCTTACGAGCCCGGTCCTGATCCCGAAGGCTGGAACACAGACCGACTGATGTCGATCCTTTCCGAGCTTCTGATGAAACATGACATCGCCCTCGAAGATGCTCTGAATGAACTGATTAGTCGAGGCCTGCCCGTAAACCTTTTTTTAAAAGAGGGTGGCATGGACGATCTGCTCGGCGGCTTCATCAAGCAGATCGAAAAGCAGCAGAGCGAGCTGCTGGAACGCTACCGACTCGACGGCGCCCTGGGCGACACGGATCGCGACGTCGACCGCGAGGGAAAAGGCGTTCTGGAACAACTGAAAACCGGGAAGGACGCCTCGCGCAAATCGGAATTCGAGCAGGCCCTCTCCGACCGCTCTCATGACCGCATCTTTCAGATGAAGTGGGATCTTGTAAAAGATCAGCAGATCCGCCACCGGGACTATAACGCTCTACTTAAGGCGCTTGAAGATCGCAATCGTATCGACGGAGCCATGCGTCGCTTTCCATTTCGCGGAACGGAGGACGTGAACCGAAAGACCGCCATCGAGATCATCGACGCCCTCGAACAGCTTGAAGAGCTGCGCAAGAATCTGCAGACGGCGATGCAGAACGGCGACCTCTTCCAGTTCAATCTCGAACGCCTTGCCGAACTGCTCGGGCCCGAGTCCTACGAGGAATTTCTCGAACGCCGGCAACGCATCTTCGATCACCTTGCCGAGCTTCTTGAAAAACAGGGCCAGATCGTACGCGACGAGGCCGGCGAATTGCAACTTTCGCCTGAATCCATTCGCCGCATCGGAAGGCGCGCCCTTGAAGAGATCTTTCGCAATCTGAAACAGGACGACTCGGGCGGATCGTTGATCTCGCCCGAAGAGAGCGACGGCGAACAGATCACGCCGATCAGCCGCAGCTATGAGATGGGCGATAACATCAGCAACCTCGATCCGGCGGCGAGCATCATCAATGCCGTTATCCGAACAGGGCAGCCGCGACCGGGCTTTCGTGATCTCGAAATCTTTCGCTCCCGCGGACAGGCGAAAAGCGCCACCGCCGTACTGCTTGATATGTCGGGCTCGATGCAGCGCTCCGACCGATTTTATAACGCGAAGAAGATGGTTCTCGCCCTTGAATCCCTGATCAGAGACGAATACCGAGAAGACCGCCTGCTCATCGTCGGATTCGGAACGACGGCGCAGGTCTATCGCCCGTCCGATATTCCGTCACTGCAACCTTTTCCCGTTACGATCTTTGATCCGCATATACGACTGCGATTTGATATGGCGGCGCGCTCTCTACAGCAGAAGAAAGATCCCTATCAGGGCATCCCGCTCTATTTCACGAATCTGCAGCGCGGCCTGGCCTTATGTCGCCAGCTTCTTGGAGGAAAAGAAACCAAGAACAAGCAGATCATTCTTATAACGGATGGCGTTCCTACAGCGCATTTCGAAGAGAACAAGCTGCACATCAACTATCCGCCATCGCCGGCCGATTTCGATTTCGCCTTGAAAGAGGCCCGGGCCTGCACCGAAGCCGGCATCTCGATCAATACGTTCCTGCTCACACCCGAATGGGGCTTCACCTTCTTCGACGAACGTCCTTTTGTCGAAGAGTTTGTGAAGAATACGCAGGGACGCGTTTTTTATCCGCATCCGTCGAAGCTCGATCATTTCGTTCTGGTCGACTTTATCGAGGGAAAGAAGCGGCTGATATCGTGA
- a CDS encoding MarR family winged helix-turn-helix transcriptional regulator: protein MLDEKGLTGLTRSHLEILSFLLRRPGLTPTEIASQIQRTKPTVTVLVRKLIEQQYLTSTKSTTDGRSVVLSPTQKAKKMKPAILRIMLALQRETYAALTELEAQELYRITEKLNEAMERKAGQ from the coding sequence ATGCTGGATGAAAAAGGCCTGACCGGGCTGACGCGCTCCCATCTCGAAATCCTGTCGTTTCTATTGCGCAGGCCGGGGCTGACCCCGACAGAAATCGCCAGTCAGATTCAGCGCACAAAGCCGACGGTAACGGTGCTCGTTCGTAAACTGATCGAACAGCAATACCTGACTTCTACGAAATCCACGACCGATGGTAGATCGGTCGTGCTCAGTCCAACACAGAAGGCGAAGAAAATGAAGCCGGCCATCCTGCGCATCATGCTTGCGCTGCAACGTGAAACCTACGCCGCTCTGACTGAGCTTGAAGCGCAAGAACTCTACCGTATTACAGAAAAGTTGAACGAGGCCATGGAGAGGAAGGCAGGGCAGTAG
- a CDS encoding serine hydrolase domain-containing protein, translating to MKRWLAIASGALIAVACWMALVVFAARGGWFRPSPPEKSDTAAFLHWAESRYKDQSRGNIAIVLIEQGRVQESYFASHGRPVNDRSLFQVASLSKWVTAWGVMTLAEQNRIDLDAPVSRYLTRWHLPEGPFDNDAVTVRRLLAHTAGLTDGLGFQGFPPDEAPPSIEQELAHTTDAMPGADGVVRVGAEPGSHWRYSGGGYLILQLLIEEVTQEPFNSYMQRAVLRPLGMTQSTFVDPDSAHLVDFYGPDGSLALHYRFTALGAASLYTSAADMTRFLQAHMAGSDGSVPGRGVLMPTTLAAMHKPIAFLYGLPVWGAGPTLYAPDGTGGYIIGHDGANFPAINTTARINPANGDGIIVLETGSISLAREIGGQWTFWQSGIVPLDTLVLIDGRGILIATAAGAIVIFLGAGFAVRRMRGRSNLGPL from the coding sequence ATGAAACGCTGGCTCGCAATCGCATCAGGCGCTCTGATCGCCGTCGCCTGCTGGATGGCCCTGGTCGTCTTTGCCGCCAGAGGAGGCTGGTTTCGACCATCCCCTCCCGAGAAAAGCGATACGGCCGCCTTTTTGCACTGGGCTGAAAGCCGCTATAAAGACCAATCACGCGGCAACATCGCCATCGTGCTTATCGAGCAGGGCCGCGTCCAGGAATCCTACTTCGCCTCGCACGGGCGGCCTGTTAACGACCGATCGCTCTTTCAGGTCGCCTCTCTCAGCAAGTGGGTGACCGCCTGGGGTGTGATGACGCTTGCCGAGCAGAATCGCATCGACCTCGATGCTCCGGTTTCACGGTACCTGACGCGCTGGCATCTGCCCGAAGGCCCGTTTGACAATGACGCCGTTACGGTACGCCGATTACTCGCTCATACGGCAGGGTTAACAGACGGCCTGGGTTTTCAGGGTTTTCCACCGGACGAAGCGCCACCCTCCATCGAGCAAGAACTCGCGCACACAACAGATGCCATGCCGGGAGCCGACGGCGTCGTGCGCGTCGGCGCAGAGCCGGGATCGCACTGGCGTTATTCCGGTGGCGGTTATCTGATCCTTCAGCTTCTCATTGAAGAGGTGACGCAGGAGCCGTTCAACAGCTACATGCAACGTGCCGTACTGCGGCCTCTTGGCATGACACAATCGACCTTTGTCGATCCCGATTCCGCGCATCTTGTCGATTTTTATGGACCCGATGGATCGTTAGCGCTTCACTACAGGTTCACCGCGCTCGGTGCTGCCTCGCTGTATACGTCGGCCGCAGACATGACGCGATTCTTGCAAGCCCACATGGCCGGATCAGACGGCAGCGTACCGGGACGGGGCGTGCTTATGCCGACAACGCTTGCAGCCATGCATAAACCGATCGCGTTTCTTTACGGCCTGCCTGTTTGGGGTGCAGGCCCGACGCTGTATGCTCCGGACGGTACCGGAGGCTATATTATCGGCCATGACGGGGCTAACTTTCCGGCGATAAATACGACGGCGCGCATCAATCCGGCTAACGGCGACGGCATCATCGTCCTTGAAACAGGATCCATCAGCCTCGCAAGAGAGATAGGCGGTCAGTGGACCTTCTGGCAGTCGGGAATCGTTCCTCTCGATACTCTTGTACTCATTGATGGGCGCGGTATCTTGATCGCCACGGCAGCGGGCGCCATCGTGATCTTTCTGGGTGCCGGTTTCGCAGTGCGCAGAATGCGCGGGCGCTCGAATTTAGGGCCGCTCTGA
- a CDS encoding DUF6500 family protein — MRPNLRKTIIDVCTRKIQEKGEGVGLSFYAFFANRNDDPELLMEAATWWIMLHRLDHFEKAVKIRSMVESGL, encoded by the coding sequence ATGCGACCAAACCTTAGAAAAACAATCATTGACGTCTGCACCCGTAAAATACAGGAAAAAGGCGAAGGCGTTGGCCTCTCGTTCTATGCCTTTTTCGCAAACAGGAATGATGATCCGGAGCTTCTCATGGAAGCTGCTACGTGGTGGATCATGCTTCACAGGCTTGATCATTTCGAAAAGGCTGTGAAGATCCGTAGTATGGTGGAATCAGGGCTTTAG
- the htpX gene encoding protease HtpX — protein sequence MTWLKRIFLFGIVNLLIVVTISVLTSVFGLQPYLTASGYNITSLAIFCLMWGMGGAFISLGLSRIMAKMMMGVQVVQPNDAQFGGLVQRVHGLARKAGLKTMPEVGVYESPELNAFATGPTKNRSLVAVSTGLLSRMDADAVDGVLGHEIAHIANGDMVTMTLVQGIVNAFVMFIARIIAFAVGSFIKEDSLRYIARFAVTIVLEIALSFLGMIVVGYFSRMREYRADNGGAKLAGRDKMIRALESLKAAYEIRDENQPESLATLKISGKSGGLMALMSTHPPLDERIAKLRTAPII from the coding sequence ATGACCTGGCTCAAGCGGATATTTCTGTTCGGAATCGTAAACCTGTTGATCGTCGTTACGATCTCCGTTCTCACCTCTGTTTTCGGATTGCAGCCCTATCTAACAGCGAGCGGCTATAACATCACGTCGCTGGCGATCTTCTGTCTCATGTGGGGCATGGGCGGAGCGTTTATCTCGCTCGGTCTTTCCCGTATCATGGCGAAGATGATGATGGGCGTGCAGGTCGTTCAACCGAACGATGCGCAATTCGGCGGTCTGGTCCAGCGCGTGCATGGCCTTGCCCGAAAGGCCGGCCTGAAGACCATGCCCGAAGTCGGCGTCTACGAAAGCCCCGAACTGAACGCCTTTGCAACAGGGCCGACGAAGAACCGTTCCCTGGTCGCCGTATCGACGGGCCTTCTAAGTCGCATGGATGCCGATGCCGTCGACGGAGTCCTCGGCCATGAGATCGCTCATATTGCAAACGGCGATATGGTGACGATGACTCTTGTTCAGGGCATCGTGAACGCCTTCGTTATGTTCATCGCCCGCATCATCGCCTTCGCCGTCGGCAGCTTCATCAAAGAGGATAGCCTGCGTTATATCGCACGATTCGCCGTAACGATCGTCCTTGAGATCGCCCTCAGCTTCCTTGGCATGATCGTCGTGGGATACTTCTCGAGAATGCGCGAGTATCGTGCCGACAACGGTGGAGCGAAACTCGCCGGTCGCGATAAGATGATCCGTGCCCTTGAAAGCCTGAAGGCCGCTTATGAGATTCGCGACGAGAACCAGCCTGAATCGCTGGCCACGCTTAAGATCTCGGGTAAATCAGGCGGACTGATGGCGCTGATGTCCACGCATCCGCCGCTGGACGAGCGCATTGCAAAACTGCGTACGGCGCCGATCATCTAA
- a CDS encoding Gfo/Idh/MocA family protein translates to MAPSKINAALIGLGRIGWMLESDPYRYHPCTHAGSLLHPTLSSRFRLVAGCDIDEERRMRFGRFAKKHGQNIDVYDSIDAFVEAIRKKELTVDFAVLATGPDSHPELFRRLLAVGVRDFLIEKPVALHSKQARQMLRLAEKHGATVRVNFERRYHPAYALVRKLIDSQRFGELRHIEGRVLAPSLRRDALLEDAVHWIDLMLWYAGEPIGVRSSFQLDEKRREKGSLHVFHYEGFDAVLESGGMRRYFEFFMRLDFERGRVIAGNDGHFHFESRASRRYKGFYDLQPVPVRLSKKEQTMNPWLELYREIAGKDGMRSSLEQAVTGIEWIDRCRRFSGS, encoded by the coding sequence ATGGCCCCGAGCAAGATCAACGCGGCGCTTATCGGGCTCGGGCGCATCGGCTGGATGCTGGAATCCGACCCGTATCGATATCATCCGTGCACGCATGCGGGTTCGCTGCTGCACCCGACGCTTTCCAGTCGATTCCGTCTCGTCGCAGGTTGTGATATCGACGAAGAGCGACGCATGCGCTTCGGCCGGTTCGCGAAGAAGCACGGACAGAACATCGACGTCTATGATAGTATCGATGCGTTCGTCGAGGCCATCCGCAAAAAAGAGTTAACCGTAGACTTCGCCGTGCTGGCGACGGGCCCCGATTCTCATCCGGAGCTTTTTCGCCGGCTTCTTGCCGTAGGAGTTCGTGACTTTCTCATCGAAAAGCCCGTCGCCCTGCATTCGAAGCAGGCAAGGCAGATGCTGCGCCTTGCCGAAAAACACGGAGCGACGGTGCGCGTGAACTTCGAGCGGCGGTACCATCCGGCGTATGCTCTTGTGCGAAAGTTGATCGATTCGCAGCGCTTCGGCGAGCTGCGTCATATTGAGGGACGTGTGCTTGCTCCGTCGTTACGTCGGGATGCGCTTCTTGAAGATGCCGTTCACTGGATTGATCTTATGCTCTGGTATGCGGGCGAGCCGATAGGCGTGCGTTCCTCGTTCCAGCTGGATGAAAAGCGGCGCGAGAAAGGATCGTTGCATGTCTTTCACTATGAGGGCTTTGATGCCGTCCTGGAATCGGGGGGAATGAGGCGGTATTTTGAGTTCTTTATGCGACTCGATTTTGAGCGAGGCCGTGTGATTGCCGGCAACGACGGGCACTTCCACTTTGAGAGCAGGGCTTCGAGGCGGTATAAAGGCTTCTATGATCTTCAGCCCGTACCGGTCAGGCTTTCAAAAAAAGAGCAGACGATGAATCCCTGGCTTGAGCTCTATCGTGAGATTGCGGGAAAGGACGGTATGCGTTCGTCGTTAGAGCAGGCCGTGACGGGCATTGAATGGATCGACCGCTGTCGCCGCTTCAGCGGAAGCTGA
- a CDS encoding glycosyltransferase family 4 protein, with protein MKVWYDARMLDFSGIGTQVQHTLAELFQRTDPETVPVGNAATVRRFFPEFEGRVVEFDAPIYSIKEQIRFPSPEKGAILHIPHYAAPVRLLSRSVVVVHDLIHLQSDEFAAPHFRMYARTLLNRVAAKAAAIVTVSNYTRDCLLERYPQAADRTTVIHNGIDHSLFYPATGKEMAQFRKRYDLPEQYMLCVGIGKRHKNVDFLIRALAPLWKNSGTAGKKAALLPLVIGGTGGTLPDYVQQAVNESGVQSHIIVMPRLEEQELRPLYSAASCLLMPSLLEGFGFPVAEAMACGTPVLSSNRASLPEIGENAALYFDPTDEEDLRAKLMELLKRPALADRMAMQGVKRAARFTWEEHVDLLTAVYRRLSG; from the coding sequence ATGAAGGTCTGGTACGATGCTCGCATGCTCGACTTCTCGGGCATTGGAACACAGGTGCAGCACACTCTTGCCGAGCTGTTTCAGCGCACAGATCCTGAAACCGTTCCGGTGGGCAATGCCGCCACAGTGCGAAGGTTCTTTCCTGAATTCGAAGGCCGCGTCGTCGAGTTTGACGCTCCGATTTACAGCATCAAAGAGCAGATCCGTTTTCCATCTCCGGAAAAAGGTGCCATCTTGCATATTCCGCATTATGCGGCGCCCGTACGTCTTCTGTCGCGCTCCGTTGTCGTCGTGCATGATCTCATTCACCTGCAATCCGACGAGTTTGCAGCGCCTCATTTCAGAATGTATGCGCGCACGTTGCTGAATCGCGTGGCGGCAAAGGCGGCTGCCATCGTAACCGTATCGAACTATACGCGGGACTGTCTGCTCGAACGTTATCCTCAGGCGGCGGATCGCACGACGGTCATTCATAACGGCATCGATCATTCGCTTTTTTATCCGGCGACGGGTAAGGAGATGGCGCAGTTTCGCAAACGCTATGACCTGCCCGAGCAGTACATGCTCTGTGTCGGCATCGGGAAGCGGCATAAAAACGTCGATTTCTTAATACGGGCGCTTGCTCCGCTCTGGAAGAACTCAGGCACGGCGGGCAAGAAGGCGGCGCTCCTGCCTCTCGTCATCGGCGGCACAGGCGGAACGTTACCCGACTACGTGCAACAGGCCGTCAACGAGTCCGGCGTGCAGTCTCATATCATCGTTATGCCCCGTCTTGAGGAGCAGGAGCTACGGCCGCTGTATTCGGCGGCGAGTTGCCTGCTCATGCCTTCGTTGCTTGAGGGGTTCGGATTTCCCGTCGCCGAGGCCATGGCCTGCGGAACGCCCGTTTTATCGTCCAATCGCGCCTCGTTGCCCGAGATCGGCGAGAACGCCGCCCTGTACTTTGATCCGACCGATGAAGAAGATTTGAGAGCAAAGTTGATGGAGCTTCTCAAGCGCCCCGCCCTGGCAGACCGTATGGCCATGCAGGGCGTGAAAAGGGCGGCCCGCTTCACATGGGAAGAGCACGTCGATCTTCTGACGGCGGTCTATCGCCGGCTTTCTGGTTAA
- a CDS encoding LA_3696 family protein — protein sequence MPHFISLPEEVAAVFGSAAPKFVDFLSSSFSVQRDEVIQMSALSYEKSLEKEIAGVRLEIAELRAEMKADFADVQKQISGLHKDISGLHARIAGLHNDITSQTRWILAGLIGAATLYPLITRLISRIV from the coding sequence ATGCCACATTTTATTTCGCTGCCCGAAGAGGTAGCTGCAGTTTTCGGAAGTGCCGCACCGAAATTTGTTGACTTTCTTTCCTCTTCTTTCTCTGTTCAGAGAGACGAGGTGATCCAGATGTCGGCGCTGTCCTACGAAAAATCACTTGAAAAAGAAATTGCGGGCGTTCGACTCGAGATTGCCGAGCTGCGCGCCGAAATGAAGGCAGACTTCGCCGATGTTCAGAAGCAGATATCGGGGCTTCATAAAGACATCTCCGGTCTGCATGCAAGGATTGCCGGGTTGCACAATGATATCACCTCGCAGACACGCTGGATTCTCGCTGGTCTAATCGGAGCAGCGACCCTGTATCCACTTATTACGCGGCTGATTTCTCGGATCGTATAG
- a CDS encoding endonuclease/exonuclease/phosphatase family protein: MVLRLLTYNIHKAIGTDRRYRPERVAEILHQSGADILCLQEVDFSVPRSHNDDLAHRLAEALGFHCSLGLNVFLKRGAYGNAILSKYPIVHTENLNITWGIKKARGCLMSRIETPAGDVAVLNMHLGLAGFERIRQVRMILESSFLQTVQSLPTVIVGDTNDRAEKVDRLFNRKGYVDTSSVRTRPTVAKKSVQLPDWRKLKNIKDIKEIRSLGIPVDLQTFPSYSPFPLIRIDKVFVNNRFEIRAHEVIRNGHTRIASDHLPVQVDLHVV, from the coding sequence ATGGTACTGCGACTCCTGACTTATAATATACACAAAGCGATCGGAACGGACCGTCGTTACCGCCCCGAACGCGTCGCCGAAATTCTGCATCAATCGGGCGCCGACATCCTCTGTTTGCAAGAAGTCGATTTCAGCGTGCCGCGCTCCCACAACGACGACCTGGCCCACCGTCTTGCCGAGGCGCTTGGATTCCACTGCTCCCTGGGCCTCAACGTCTTTTTAAAACGCGGCGCCTACGGAAATGCAATCCTTTCGAAATATCCAATCGTGCACACGGAGAACCTCAATATCACCTGGGGCATCAAAAAGGCGCGCGGATGCCTGATGTCGCGCATCGAAACGCCTGCCGGCGACGTGGCCGTGCTCAACATGCACCTCGGTCTTGCCGGATTCGAGCGCATCCGGCAGGTGCGCATGATCCTTGAAAGCTCCTTTTTGCAAACCGTGCAGAGCCTGCCTACGGTGATCGTCGGCGACACAAACGACCGGGCCGAAAAGGTCGACCGGCTCTTTAACCGAAAGGGCTATGTCGATACGTCAAGCGTCCGCACGAGGCCGACCGTGGCGAAAAAATCCGTGCAGCTGCCCGACTGGCGTAAATTAAAGAATATAAAGGATATTAAAGAAATCCGCAGCCTGGGAATCCCCGTAGATTTGCAGACCTTTCCGTCTTATTCACCGTTTCCGCTCATCAGAATCGACAAGGTATTTGTAAATAATCGTTTCGAGATCCGGGCGCATGAGGTCATCCGCAACGGACACACGCGCATCGCCTCGGATCATCTGCCCGTACAGGTCGATTTGCACGTTGTTTGA
- a CDS encoding PIN domain-containing protein: MILVDTSVWIEFFKAKDPVFTNLKKRLESGDIIAHSLIFAELLQGCRNKKEADLVLNYWDVLSDSESERGIIEGGYLSYEKKFYSRGVGLTDAVLVHECRRRSARIWTLDKKLISLLKEQETYLP; this comes from the coding sequence ATGATTCTTGTAGATACTTCCGTCTGGATCGAATTCTTCAAAGCGAAAGACCCCGTATTCACAAATTTAAAGAAGCGACTGGAATCTGGCGATATCATCGCACACTCTCTGATCTTTGCGGAGCTATTGCAGGGCTGTCGCAACAAAAAAGAAGCCGATCTTGTGTTGAACTACTGGGATGTCCTGTCTGACTCAGAAAGCGAAAGAGGGATTATTGAGGGCGGATATCTTTCTTACGAAAAGAAATTCTATTCCCGAGGAGTAGGACTCACAGATGCGGTTTTAGTCCATGAATGTCGCAGGCGGTCAGCCAGAATCTGGACTCTTGATAAAAAGCTAATATCTCTGCTAAAAGAGCAGGAAACCTATTTGCCGTAA
- the lpxD gene encoding UDP-3-O-(3-hydroxymyristoyl)glucosamine N-acyltransferase, with the protein MNTNTSVTLKEMSDFLNSRGVKAELRGENATVTGINAAEHCGSGDITFASTQEFLNTALASKATAIVVAAKIAGAPIDKPCLVADNVNLAHALLKQQYADWNFRDTEEWGRIHPSAVIHPQAKIADTAVVGPNAVIGRGAELQAGSVVMAGTVVEAEAVIGENTVLHANVTIGRGCQIGRDCIIRSSTVIGSEGFGFAQDAQRKHHRIPQTGIVVLEERCVIGANNCIDRAAYGVTLIRSGVITDNFCHIAHNCDIGEDTIMVAMTGIAGSCKLGKRVICSGQTGMLDHITVPDDTVLLVRAAVTENIEKSGVYAGGPPLLPITAHHRNNVLIRNLPQMSRDLKALQKKVEALEKN; encoded by the coding sequence ATGAATACAAATACATCGGTCACGCTGAAGGAAATGTCGGATTTTCTGAATTCCAGAGGCGTGAAAGCAGAACTCCGGGGGGAGAACGCCACCGTTACGGGCATCAATGCGGCCGAGCACTGCGGCTCGGGCGACATAACCTTCGCTTCTACGCAGGAATTTCTGAATACGGCCCTTGCAAGCAAGGCGACGGCCATCGTCGTCGCCGCAAAGATCGCCGGGGCGCCGATCGACAAACCATGCCTTGTCGCCGATAACGTTAACCTTGCGCACGCTCTTTTAAAACAACAGTATGCCGATTGGAACTTTCGCGATACGGAGGAGTGGGGTCGCATCCATCCGTCTGCCGTCATTCATCCGCAGGCGAAGATCGCCGATACGGCCGTCGTCGGCCCCAACGCCGTCATCGGACGCGGCGCTGAGTTACAGGCCGGCAGCGTCGTAATGGCCGGAACGGTCGTCGAGGCCGAGGCCGTCATCGGTGAGAATACCGTTCTGCACGCCAACGTGACGATCGGGCGGGGCTGCCAGATCGGACGAGACTGCATCATCCGCTCAAGCACGGTCATCGGCAGCGAAGGCTTCGGCTTCGCGCAGGATGCACAGCGCAAACATCATCGCATTCCACAGACGGGCATCGTCGTTCTTGAAGAGCGTTGTGTGATCGGCGCCAACAACTGCATCGACAGAGCCGCTTACGGCGTCACGCTGATCCGCAGCGGCGTCATCACCGATAACTTCTGTCATATCGCCCATAACTGCGATATCGGCGAAGATACGATCATGGTGGCGATGACGGGCATCGCCGGTTCATGCAAGCTCGGCAAGCGCGTCATCTGCAGCGGGCAGACGGGCATGCTCGATCATATTACCGTTCCGGATGATACCGTCCTTCTCGTGCGCGCCGCCGTTACCGAAAACATCGAAAAGTCCGGTGTATATGCTGGCGGGCCGCCGCTTCTGCCGATTACGGCGCATCACCGTAATAACGTTCTGATTCGCAATCTGCCGCAGATGTCGCGAGATCTGAAGGCACTGCAGAAGAAGGTCGAGGCGCTCGAGAAGAATTGA
- a CDS encoding LIC13255 family lipoprotein encodes MSVSCTENDTDKYDAGDANLRILAMYALRDAECGTTHTLSGFILGKATRTSVDLCVSQLYMLTCTEWQVSDPATAACKAIGISFR; translated from the coding sequence ATGTCCGTTTCATGCACCGAGAATGATACGGATAAGTACGATGCGGGCGACGCCAATTTGAGGATACTTGCGATGTATGCGCTGCGCGATGCTGAGTGCGGAACCACACATACGCTTTCGGGCTTTATTCTCGGCAAGGCGACGCGCACCAGTGTCGATCTCTGCGTATCGCAGCTTTACATGCTGACGTGTACTGAATGGCAGGTCAGCGATCCGGCGACGGCGGCCTGCAAGGCCATCGGTATCAGCTTCCGCTGA